The sequence below is a genomic window from Ignavibacteriales bacterium.
TGTATATATCGCTGGTGATAACTCAACACTATTAACATTAGATCAAAATCAATTTATACCTGTTGATGAAGTAAAATATCTCGAGGACAATTTTATTGATATTGAAATTATTGATGATGAAAACTCAGGAGAACTTATCTGGCTGCTGGGAGATAACGGTATTTATACAAACTCAAAATCAATTGGATTTTCATTTACCGATTTTACAAACCAGGCATCACTTCATAAACATGGTAAGGGTGGAATATTCTTTAATCTTCAGGAGAATAAAGACCCGTCACTCTTTGTAATGAACGAAGACGGACCTTCACTATTATTTGCGAATAATGGCAACGGAATATTTTCTGAAACAAAAATTGATGAAAGTGATAAGGGAATTCTTCCCGGTAACTCTGCAACAGCCATAGGTGATATCAATAATGATGGATATAACGATCTCATTCAGTTATACTATGGAAATTATTTTAGACTATTAACAGGCAGCAATTCCGGGTATGATGACCGAACAGTAAAATCACAAATCGATCTGACTCAAGTTGAACCTCAATCACTTATATCAACTCACTTCTGGGATTTGAATAATGATGGGAATCTGGATCTGTTCATCTCCAATGATGAAAAGCAGCCATTGTTTTTTCTTAATGACGGAACAGGAAAATTCAAAAGTTACACAAATGAATTAGTTAAGCTTAAGAGCGGTGCAAGAAGTTTTGGGGCTACGTTAAGTGATTTCAATAATGATGGCTTGATCGATATTTTTTTCCCTTATCAGACACAGGTGAATAATCAGAAATACCAAATATACCTGAATATGGGTAACATGAAATTCAGTGAATACCAGGATAGTTTGTTTTTCACCAATTCATCTTTCTCAGCATCAGCGACGGTGAGTATTAGCGAGGACTTTAACAATGACGGGCTGATGGATTTGTTTATACATCAGCAAAAAGCTCCTCCGGTTTTGCTTTTAAACTCCGGCAGCAATCATTTTAAAGACGCTTCATATGAAAGCGGATTCAGAGAAATTGTATTTCATCCAGAGCCTTTAAATGGTATTGTAAATGCCGCAGATGTAAACAATGATGGGTGGATTGATATTTATGTAAGTTCAAAACTGTACCTTAACAGTGAAGGATGCAGGTTCACTGAAGTAAGTGAACAAACGGGAATAACTTTTACAGGGAACCCTTCATTCAGTGATGTTGATGATGATGGTGATATGGACCTGTTCATCGGCAGTTCCGAAGGTGCGCTTGGTAAAGGAGATCGCGCCGTGCTTTACAGAAATAATCTGAACAACAATAATTATCTAAAAGTAATTCCTGTCAGTGATGAAAGTAACCGCTCTGCTGTAGGTACGGTAGTTACTCTCTCTGCATTCGACAGGAACGGAAATGAAAAATATAAAAGCAAAAAAGTATTCGGCTTCGGTTCTTCACCAATGCTTCCACAGAGTATTTCTGAAATTCATTTCGGGATCAATCCTGATTTTAGTTATAAATTATTAGTTGAATATCCTTCCGGTAAAAAGCATACTGTTTTAAAAATCAGTCCGGGAGATAAAATTTATGTAAACGAATCAAACTTACTTGTGCGAAATTATTTTCATGTATTTAAAGACTTAGAAAGAACAATTAACTCACTTGACTACAGGTTTGAACTTATAAAACTTTTTTTGTTCATAGTCATAGTATTTGTTTTAAAAAGAATAGCGGTGAAGAATAAGATTGAAAAACTTCAAACATCAGCCGGGTACTATATAAGCTTGTTTATCATCTTCCTGATTTCATTACACTATTCAATCGATTCAAAAATTTTAAATCAAATTATTTCGACTTCAACAATTACATTTATTTTCGGTGCAGTGATATTGTTTATATTCAATGAAAAACAAAAACGGGATAAAAGAAATTTAATATCGCACTACAGGATAGCTGAACTGCTTGGTACCGGTGGAATGGGGAAAGTTTACCGAGCAATAGATATCAATACAAACAATCAGGTTGCGTTAAAGGTTATAAACCCTGAGCTGTTAAAAGATCAGGAGAATAAAAATCGTTTTGCATTTGAAGGAAATCATCTCTCTGCTTTCAAACATAAAAACATTGTGAGGGTTTTTGAATCTGTTTCACTTGAGGATAATAGTTTTATTGCCATGGAATTATTGGAAGGAGGTTCATTAAAACAATTCCTGAATAAACATCATCCTCTTACTAAAGAAAAATTTAAAAATATATCAATCCAGGTCTGTGAAGGTCTGAAGGAAATCCATTCAAAAAAAATTATTCACAGGGATATTAAGACAACTAACCTGATGTTTGATTCATCCGGTGTTCTTAAAATCATGGATTTCGGTATTTCAAAGTCAACTTTAGTTACGACTATGACATCGCTCGGAACAGTTGTTGGAACACTTGGGTACGTAGCCCCGGAACAAGTAACAAACACTAATGCTGATGAGCGATCGGATATTTATTCGCTTGGTGTTGTTATGTATGAAATGGCGACGAACAGACTTCCGTTCAATGGTGAAAATGAAATTGCGTTGATACATTCGATCTTCAATACCACCCCTGAATTACCATCAACATTGAATGATCTGCTGACAAAAGATATTGATGAAATAATTTTTAAATGTCTTTCCAAAGAGCCATCATTAAGGTACAAATCAGTTGAAGAATTACTCGATGTAATTTTAAAACTTTAAAACAGATTCTAATTATAAATAGTTTACAACAATCAACTATTATTATTTTCTTCATTCTTAAAAAAGAGAACCTTTATTTTTATTATTGGCATTCATTTAGAATTCTCCCGGCAATCAACTAACAATATCAATTGTATTTTAATTTTCATCATAAAAGAAATCCGCTGAAACTGTTCATTTGATGGAACAATATTTGTCTTAAAGCTTCAGATGAATTGAATAACTTGGTACACGTATGGAAAAACTTCAGGGGATTGCGGTAAAACGACTTGTATTTGTCGGAAGAAAGAAAGCCGGCAAAGCTGCCTTGATAAAACAATTCAGCGGGCAAGCAGATTCTGATTTAATAAATGGAGAAGCAAAACTACCCGGCGTAATAAGACTTGACCCTTATGATATTGATGTAATACTTGACAGTATTGATATCGAAGATCTGTATGAATTTAAAGATGAAGAAAATATCAGGCAGATAAAATCTCTTGCCGCTTCAGATTTCCTTATAATTGTACTTGACGGCACGGAGCGTATCACAGAAGAAGAAAAACAACTTATTAATCTTCTGAGAAAATTATCTATTCCACATTTAGCCGCAGTTAATAAAATTGAGTATGGAGTTAATTCAGAACTCCTTACGGAAATAAAATCATTGAGACTTGTTCACTTCGAAATATCCTGTAAAGAAAATGTGGGCATTGAAGCGCTGAAAGCAAAACTCATACGAATGCTTCCCTGATAAATTGCTGATCCTTGCCGGTCGGCAACATTTTATAATTGAATAATTAAGAAAAAATTATTGCTTGATTTTTTTTAAGGATAAATCTACACTCATCATAGAATAAAAATAATTAATTATGGTTCAACTAATATTTGGGCAATTTATGAAACCATTATTTGCACTTGGCTTTTTACTATTAGTATTGATTTTCAGTTGTTCAAATGAAAAAGATTCCCTAATCGTAAATCCTCCGCCGCACACACCTGATTCATCTTTACACATAAATAGTCTGAGTCATAATTCAATTCATCCCGGAGAAAAAATACTGGTCAGTGTGAATAATTTATCCGGGGCTGATCTTCATTTTGTGCAGCTTAACGGTATTTATGTTTATCATCGTGAGGAATCTGATTCTGTCGTTTCGGTTTTCATCCCCTTCAATGGCGCAAGCGGTAAACTTAAATTCGTCTATTCGGGAACCGCTGACACAGCCATTTACAGTGACTCTATAAATGTTATTCCGGATTGCGCGGATTCATTATGTATTGGCTGGAATAATGGTGAACGGATCACGGAATTTGATTCAAAATTCACTTCGTGGGATTCGACTCATACCTGGGACTATTATAAAAACGGAGACACTTCGTTCTTCAATATTTCCGGACTTTGCGGTGATGAATGTTCAATCACTAAAACTATAGCATTCCTGTCTAATGAGGATGAACAGCTTCCGCAGTTTTTATTCTCTGCTCAAACCATTAGGGATTATATGGGTGGAAACGAAGTTACGGATACTCTGCACCGGGGTATCTTAAGGGTGGATAATTGGAACACGAACAATATAATGAGCGGCACTTACTCTTTTACTGATTATTCGTGGGTTTTCTGGTTTAAAAATAATTAAAGCGGACAGTAAATAAATAGTAAATACATTCGATAATAACATGGATAATTATTTTTATTAATCCTTTTATCGAATGAAAAAAATGAATCTTAACAGTTTTCGATTACTTGCCGCTGTTTGGGTAGTGTCCCTGTTTTTTAATCCCTCTCTATCACAAAATGATAATCTCCAACAGATAAAACTTAATGCTGTATTGGTGAATGATCAGGTTGTTCCGGAAAGTGAATGGCAGGATCTTAATCTTACAACCAGCGATAAACTAACTATAGATTATTCTTATGAAGGTATTACAGGGAAAGAAATTTTCTATAAGATTTTTCTGAACGGGATTAAAGTTGAACCTGAAAAAAGAATAACAGCAGGTGATATTTCCTTAAGTAATTTTTCAGAAGGAAATCAAATAGTACGTATACAGGCTTATGATCTGGAAGGATGGGAATCGAACGCTTATATCCTGAAATTTAATGTAAGACATACTTCAAACGTCGGGCAGACAACTCAAATGCCAGCAGTTGCTGATAATACATTTCTTATTTATTTACTTGGCGGTATCTGTCTTATACTTGCCGTTATAGTTTCATACTTATTGATTAACCGTCCCGTTAAAGTAGTCAAAGAAGTGACTGACAAAAAAACTGAATACATATCAGATAAAAAACTTGAGGACAGTTTAAGATCACTCAAAGAAATAAACACACAGTTGAATGAAGAAAATACTTTTCTTAAGGAAAAGGTTAAGGAACTTGAATCAAATGTTAAAGACCTTGAATCCGCAAATCTTACTCTTCTTGAACAGAAAGAAAAATTCGCAGAAAGTAAACGTCAGCTTGAATTGCTTCAGTCACAAAAAGAAGAATTATTCGCAATCGCCGTTCATGATATTAAGAATCCCGCATCGGCTATAAAAAGTTATATCGATCTTTTAAATTCCTACGACTTGAACGCGACTGAACAACAGGAAATAATGACATCGCTTGTCGCTTCCTCCGAAGATATAGTTAAACTGACTCAACAAATCTGTCTCGTTATTGCAAAAGACAAACCGGATATCACACTTAAGTTCACTAAGACTTCAATTAAAAAATTAATTGAAAAAACATATAATCAAAACTTGTCTTACGCCCGCACAAAAAAAGTGATGCTGATAAATAAAGCGACACAAAATCTACCTGAAATAAAACTGAATGAGTCAAAGATCGAAGAAGTGATTGACAACCTGCTTAATAATGCGATTAAGTTTGCACCGCCGGAAACACAGGTAGAGATAAAATCTTTTATAAAAGATAATTCAGTTGTTGTTGAAGTAGTTGATAACGGTGTTGGATTATCACAGGCAGATCTTACAAAAATATTTCAAAAAGGCGCGACGTTAAGTTCGCAGCCAACAGGTCTGGAACACAGTTCCGGTTTAGGTTTGTGGATTGCAAAAAAAATGGTTGAAGAACATAACGGAAAAATTTGGGTCACCAGTCATTTAGGAAAAGGATCCGCATTTTTCTTTTCTCTTCCGTTGAATGAAAAAGAAACTGAATAAAGTGTTTCCTTATCAATTCCCGCAATTGATAAATGTGTTGTGAAATTCCACGCAATGCACGGCAGTTGTTAATATTTAGCAAATAGCAATTAACACAAAGATTGGGAATACTCCTTCTTACTATTAAGAAAAAAACATCATTCCTAAAAAAAAAATCACTTTAATTCATTTAGAGTAAACATTTTTTACTGCCTCAATGGCACTTAAAATGTGTAATCCGCAATGTATTTATGAACGAGGAAAAAATGCATTCGGAAATATTCAAAAACTACGAACCTAAAGAGAAAAGCGGATTGATTCCTTTACTGCAGGATGTTCAGAATATCTACGGTTACTTACCTGAACTTGCTTTACAAGAAATATCAGACTTTTTAGATATACCGCTAAGCCGTGTTTACGGAGTAGCGACTTTTTATAACCAATTCAGATTAACTCCGCTTGGCGAAAACGTAATTAAAGTTTGCCGCGGAACAGCTTGTCACGTTAAAAGTTCTGCTAATATTTTATTTGCACTTGAAACAGCACTTAAAATAAAAGCGGGCGAAACCACAAGAGATAAAAAATTTACAATTGAAGTTGTGAACTGCATAGGAGCCTGTAGTATTGCACCTGTTATAACTGTTAATGAAGAATACTTCGGAAGGATTTCTGCGAAAGATGTTCCTGCTATTCTTAAAAAGTTTAACAAACCGGCTAAACAAACAGAAGTAGTTCCGGAGGTGAAATTAGCATGAACACCTTTATAGAAAAATGCTGTAGTGAATGCTGGCACAGTCCGGAAACACCTTGTGATCTTTTTGTAAGATGTTCAACGGAAGGTGCGTTGTGCCATCATCATAAAGAATGTGAAGATAAAATAAAATCCCTGAACAGAAGATTAACATACCAGGAACATGAAGTCCCGGTGATCTTTATCGGAATGGGAACTTGCGGACTTGCATCCGGCGCACAAAAAGTTGAAGAAGCAATTAAAGCTGAATTAGAAAAGCTGAACATTACAGCACAAATTGAAGCAACGGGCTGCATAGGCTTTTGCGCTAAGGAAGTTATAGTCGATATAAAGCTGCCGGGACTCGACAGGATTTCATATTGTGAAATCACACCTAAGTTAGTTCCAAAGCTTATTCAAAAAACTCTTATTGATAAAGAAATATTCAGAGAGAAACTTCTTGGTTCACATGGAAAAGGAACTTCAGAGATTCCATCATTAAATGATATTCCTTTTTTCAGAAGCCAGCATAAAATTGTACTTGAACATTGCGGGGTAATAAATCCCGCTTCAATCGATACATACATCGTTTATGGCGGATTTAAAGCTCTTGATAAAGTTCTTCGCTTAATGAAACCTGAAGAAGTTATCAAAGAAGTTCTTGCAAGCGGA
It includes:
- a CDS encoding protein kinase codes for the protein MSNLVLNLRVKLSALHLVFLLLFALAIPSCNADKKETAVHSSESEAWYKQVNIDLGYRIKMYSADSGYAVSRGRGSIPGGLYKFENGKWQKIFEYPYSDYPLIASYDSSTVWFINHLVHNGKYKPVLNSVTGNRISEIELPQIMWDETDYSMWKSLWINRDKSAWLAGQQGNIIFYSDGKWQRVLSPVERDSLKSLLSGDINDLFMLSASEGWGVGKDGLIIKYELGYWKKFKSPVSTHLNKICMVDSASGWIVGQKGTILKFNGTEWEIINSGTPANLNSVKTGTQGSVYIAGDNSTLLTLDQNQFIPVDEVKYLEDNFIDIEIIDDENSGELIWLLGDNGIYTNSKSIGFSFTDFTNQASLHKHGKGGIFFNLQENKDPSLFVMNEDGPSLLFANNGNGIFSETKIDESDKGILPGNSATAIGDINNDGYNDLIQLYYGNYFRLLTGSNSGYDDRTVKSQIDLTQVEPQSLISTHFWDLNNDGNLDLFISNDEKQPLFFLNDGTGKFKSYTNELVKLKSGARSFGATLSDFNNDGLIDIFFPYQTQVNNQKYQIYLNMGNMKFSEYQDSLFFTNSSFSASATVSISEDFNNDGLMDLFIHQQKAPPVLLLNSGSNHFKDASYESGFREIVFHPEPLNGIVNAADVNNDGWIDIYVSSKLYLNSEGCRFTEVSEQTGITFTGNPSFSDVDDDGDMDLFIGSSEGALGKGDRAVLYRNNLNNNNYLKVIPVSDESNRSAVGTVVTLSAFDRNGNEKYKSKKVFGFGSSPMLPQSISEIHFGINPDFSYKLLVEYPSGKKHTVLKISPGDKIYVNESNLLVRNYFHVFKDLERTINSLDYRFELIKLFLFIVIVFVLKRIAVKNKIEKLQTSAGYYISLFIIFLISLHYSIDSKILNQIISTSTITFIFGAVILFIFNEKQKRDKRNLISHYRIAELLGTGGMGKVYRAIDINTNNQVALKVINPELLKDQENKNRFAFEGNHLSAFKHKNIVRVFESVSLEDNSFIAMELLEGGSLKQFLNKHHPLTKEKFKNISIQVCEGLKEIHSKKIIHRDIKTTNLMFDSSGVLKIMDFGISKSTLVTTMTSLGTVVGTLGYVAPEQVTNTNADERSDIYSLGVVMYEMATNRLPFNGENEIALIHSIFNTTPELPSTLNDLLTKDIDEIIFKCLSKEPSLRYKSVEELLDVILKL
- a CDS encoding 50S ribosome-binding GTPase, whose protein sequence is MEKLQGIAVKRLVFVGRKKAGKAALIKQFSGQADSDLINGEAKLPGVIRLDPYDIDVILDSIDIEDLYEFKDEENIRQIKSLAASDFLIIVLDGTERITEEEKQLINLLRKLSIPHLAAVNKIEYGVNSELLTEIKSLRLVHFEISCKENVGIEALKAKLIRMLP
- the nuoE gene encoding NADH-quinone oxidoreductase subunit NuoE; translated protein: MHSEIFKNYEPKEKSGLIPLLQDVQNIYGYLPELALQEISDFLDIPLSRVYGVATFYNQFRLTPLGENVIKVCRGTACHVKSSANILFALETALKIKAGETTRDKKFTIEVVNCIGACSIAPVITVNEEYFGRISAKDVPAILKKFNKPAKQTEVVPEVKLA